In Micromonospora sp. WMMD980, the following are encoded in one genomic region:
- the fdxA gene encoding ferredoxin, giving the protein MTYIIAEPCVDVLDKACIEECPVDCIYEGNRMLYIHPDECVDCGACEPVCPVEAIFYEDDVPEQWKDYTGANYEFFEDLGSPGGASKIGKVEKDATFVAAQPPRGEGH; this is encoded by the coding sequence GTGACCTACATCATCGCCGAGCCGTGCGTGGATGTGCTCGACAAGGCATGCATCGAGGAGTGCCCGGTCGACTGCATCTACGAGGGCAACCGGATGCTCTACATCCACCCCGACGAGTGCGTCGACTGTGGTGCCTGCGAGCCGGTCTGCCCGGTGGAAGCGATCTTCTACGAGGACGACGTGCCGGAGCAGTGGAAGGACTACACCGGCGCGAACTACGAGTTCTTCGAGGACCTGGGCTCGCCCGGGGGCGCCTCGAAGATCGGCAAGGTGGAGAAGGACGCCACCTTCGTCGCCGCGCAGCCGCCGCGCGGCGAGGGCCACTGA
- the dapC gene encoding succinyldiaminopimelate transaminase, which produces MSRPTPVSARLPEFTWDTLDAAAATAAAHPGGLINLSMGTPVDPVPPLIRQALADASDAPGYPLTAGTPALRDAIAAWVARACGAGVDGLGVLPTIGSKELVAWLPTLLGLGPGDVVVVPSVAYPTYEDGARLAGATVVRSDSLTALGPDPRVRLVWVNSPGNPTGRVLPAAHLRKVVEWARERGAVVASDECYLPLGWDAEPVSVLSPQVCGGSYAGVLAVHSLSKRSNLAGYRAGFVAGDPALTAELLKVRKHAGMIVPAPVQAAMVAALADQAHADAQRERYRARRETLRAAFTGAGFTVEHSEAGLYLWLTRDEDCWDTVDWLARRGILVAAGVFYGPAGARHVRAALTESDAHVDAVAGRLAES; this is translated from the coding sequence CTGAGCCGGCCCACGCCGGTCTCGGCACGGCTGCCCGAGTTCACCTGGGACACGCTGGACGCCGCGGCCGCCACGGCCGCGGCGCACCCGGGTGGTCTCATCAACCTCTCCATGGGCACGCCGGTCGACCCGGTGCCGCCGCTGATCCGGCAGGCGCTCGCCGACGCGTCGGACGCGCCGGGCTATCCGCTGACCGCGGGCACGCCCGCCCTGCGGGACGCCATCGCGGCCTGGGTGGCCCGGGCCTGCGGCGCGGGTGTCGACGGGCTGGGGGTGCTGCCCACGATCGGCTCCAAGGAGCTGGTGGCCTGGCTGCCCACGCTGCTCGGGCTCGGCCCGGGTGACGTGGTCGTGGTGCCGTCGGTCGCCTATCCGACATACGAGGACGGGGCCCGGCTGGCCGGCGCGACGGTCGTGCGCAGTGACTCGCTGACCGCGCTCGGCCCCGACCCCCGGGTCCGCCTGGTCTGGGTCAACTCGCCGGGCAACCCGACCGGCCGGGTGCTGCCCGCCGCCCACCTGCGCAAGGTGGTCGAGTGGGCCCGCGAGCGCGGCGCGGTGGTCGCCAGCGACGAGTGCTACCTGCCGTTGGGCTGGGACGCCGAACCCGTCTCGGTGCTCTCGCCGCAGGTGTGCGGCGGGTCCTACGCGGGCGTGCTCGCGGTGCACTCGCTCTCCAAGCGCTCCAACCTGGCCGGCTACCGGGCCGGGTTCGTGGCCGGCGACCCGGCGCTGACGGCCGAGCTGCTCAAGGTGCGCAAGCACGCCGGCATGATCGTGCCGGCCCCGGTGCAGGCGGCCATGGTGGCCGCGCTCGCCGACCAGGCGCACGCCGACGCCCAGCGGGAGCGCTACCGGGCCCGGCGGGAGACGCTGCGCGCCGCGTTCACCGGCGCCGGCTTCACGGTCGAGCACTCCGAGGCCGGGCTCTACCTCTGGCTGACCCGCGACGAGGACTGTTGGGACACGGTCGACTGGCTGGCCCGGCGCGGCATCCTGGTCGCCGCCGGCGTCTTCTACGGCCCGGCCGGCGCCCGGCACGTGCGGGCGGCGCTGACCGAGTCCGACGCGCACGTCGACGCGGTGGCCGGCCGGCTCGCCGAGTCCTGA
- a CDS encoding M48 family metallopeptidase: MSATYRALASVVMLIGFYVVALLQLAAVIALGIWLFGHTSGIVTGKLLLPLVVALGAVGVGMWKAIRTRNEPAPGLVLDERAAPRLWATVRELATAVGTRAPDEIRLVPEVNAAVGEQSRLLGLVGGRRTLYVGLPLLQAMRMDQFRSVLAHELGHYSGRHTRLGGVAYRGRLAIEETIERISPRNPIGWVFKGYSLLYLMVDNAASRRQELEADRASVALAGTEAATSALRTLPALDAAWAFYTRRYVESGWSAGLAPDDLFGGFAELLDARREEIDALRENAPEREPSRWDTHPPIGVRVAAMTAAPPTTAGADDQPARTLLADVAAAGRQLQALVVEHGSRRVLPWPEFVAESVAADVQRRADNLYRAVGRFTGTPAPGLPTVLDLVRAGRLGEFAEQLFDGATRKEAAAAFAGPMETLLDHAAVRSGRARWQLSWSGPASLVGTSGEPWDLADEAKLAVTPESLDEALARLAERGVDVAGATVVQARATARNADLIAGLANIKIDGREHDVLVLDNGLVLIADPGKAGQGEKRLTALVGSVPVADLAARHPYLPYEEITSVEVRREVPLKATLTLFDGRTVQMQELMASEFLEKRSRDTLLTVFRRING; the protein is encoded by the coding sequence ATGTCCGCGACGTACCGGGCGCTCGCCTCGGTGGTCATGTTGATCGGTTTCTACGTCGTCGCGCTGCTCCAGCTCGCCGCCGTGATCGCGCTCGGGATCTGGCTGTTCGGCCACACCTCGGGCATCGTCACCGGCAAGCTGCTGCTGCCGCTGGTGGTCGCGCTGGGCGCGGTGGGCGTCGGGATGTGGAAGGCGATCCGTACCAGGAACGAACCGGCGCCCGGCCTGGTCCTGGACGAGCGGGCGGCGCCCCGGCTCTGGGCCACCGTGCGCGAGCTGGCCACCGCGGTCGGCACCCGGGCACCGGACGAGATCCGGCTGGTGCCCGAGGTGAACGCCGCGGTCGGCGAGCAGAGCCGGCTGCTCGGTCTGGTCGGTGGTCGGCGCACGCTCTACGTCGGGCTGCCGCTGCTCCAGGCGATGCGGATGGACCAGTTCCGTTCGGTGCTCGCGCACGAGCTGGGCCACTACTCCGGCCGGCACACCCGCCTCGGCGGGGTGGCCTACCGGGGCCGGCTGGCCATCGAGGAGACGATCGAGCGGATCAGCCCGCGCAACCCGATCGGCTGGGTGTTCAAGGGCTACTCGCTGCTCTACCTGATGGTGGACAACGCCGCCTCACGCCGCCAGGAACTGGAGGCCGACCGGGCGTCGGTGGCGCTCGCCGGCACCGAGGCGGCCACCTCGGCGCTGCGTACGCTGCCCGCGCTCGACGCCGCCTGGGCCTTCTACACGCGCCGCTACGTCGAGTCGGGCTGGTCCGCCGGGCTGGCCCCGGACGACCTCTTCGGCGGCTTCGCGGAGCTGCTGGACGCCCGCCGCGAGGAGATCGACGCGCTGCGGGAGAACGCGCCGGAGCGGGAGCCGTCCCGCTGGGACACCCACCCGCCGATCGGCGTCCGGGTCGCCGCCATGACGGCCGCTCCCCCGACCACGGCGGGCGCGGACGACCAGCCGGCGCGGACGCTGCTCGCGGACGTGGCCGCCGCCGGCCGCCAGCTCCAGGCGCTGGTGGTCGAGCACGGCTCCCGGCGGGTGCTGCCGTGGCCGGAGTTCGTCGCCGAGTCGGTCGCCGCCGACGTGCAGCGGCGGGCGGACAACCTCTACCGGGCGGTCGGCCGGTTCACCGGCACTCCCGCGCCGGGCCTCCCGACGGTGCTGGACCTGGTCCGCGCCGGCCGGCTGGGCGAGTTCGCCGAGCAGTTGTTCGACGGTGCCACCCGCAAGGAGGCGGCGGCCGCGTTCGCCGGCCCGATGGAGACGCTGCTGGACCACGCGGCGGTCCGCTCCGGCCGGGCGCGCTGGCAACTCTCCTGGTCCGGCCCGGCCTCGCTGGTCGGCACGTCGGGCGAGCCGTGGGACCTGGCCGACGAGGCCAAGCTGGCGGTCACCCCGGAGAGCCTGGACGAGGCGCTGGCCCGGCTGGCCGAGCGGGGCGTCGACGTCGCCGGCGCCACCGTGGTGCAGGCCCGTGCCACCGCCCGGAACGCCGACCTGATCGCCGGCCTGGCCAACATCAAGATCGACGGCCGGGAGCACGACGTGCTGGTGCTCGACAACGGCCTGGTGCTGATCGCCGACCCGGGCAAGGCCGGCCAGGGCGAGAAGCGGCTGACCGCGCTCGTCGGTTCGGTGCCGGTCGCCGACCTGGCCGCCCGCCACCCCTATCTGCCCTACGAGGAGATCACCTCGGTGGAGGTGCGGCGGGAGGTGCCGCTGAAGGCCACGCTGACGCTCTTCGACGGCCGCACCGTGCAGATGCAGGAGCTGATGGCCAGTGAGTTCCTGGAAAAGCGCAGCCGGGACACGCTGCTGACGGTGTTCCGGCGGATCAACGGCTGA
- a CDS encoding prephenate dehydrogenase/arogenate dehydrogenase family protein, whose product MVGEAGGLARGAVVGTGLIGGSVLFRLRDAGLDVAAWDPDPAARRQVRERGVAAPDEVEDAVAGRDVVFVCGPLPTLPAMLARVAAATDDGCVLTDVGSVKAEVATVATAQGLGHRFVPGHPMAGADRAGLAAAAPELLDGAAWVLCPGPTGVGAFRRLAALLVDVFHARVVPMSAPEHDAAAALASHLPHLLAGALAGTVQRSALRDAVLALAAGSFSDGTRVAGGPPERTANMLLGNRDRVLAELAEVAAFLDELTGALRAGDGAALAGRLAEARTARATLRGRAFTAHRREFPAGADHAVELAYLRELGAAGGHLTGCRVTAGAVGYTAHLPATPPLG is encoded by the coding sequence ATGGTGGGCGAGGCCGGCGGGCTGGCACGCGGGGCGGTGGTCGGGACCGGGCTGATCGGTGGTTCGGTGCTGTTCCGGCTCCGCGACGCCGGGCTCGACGTGGCCGCCTGGGACCCGGACCCGGCGGCCCGGCGACAGGTGCGCGAGCGGGGCGTCGCGGCCCCCGACGAGGTCGAGGACGCGGTCGCCGGGCGGGACGTGGTGTTCGTCTGCGGCCCGCTGCCCACGCTGCCGGCCATGCTGGCCCGGGTGGCCGCCGCCACCGACGACGGGTGCGTGCTCACGGACGTGGGCAGCGTCAAGGCCGAGGTGGCCACCGTCGCCACCGCGCAGGGGCTCGGGCACCGGTTCGTGCCCGGTCATCCGATGGCCGGCGCCGACCGGGCCGGCCTGGCCGCCGCCGCCCCGGAACTGCTCGACGGCGCGGCCTGGGTGCTCTGCCCGGGCCCGACCGGGGTGGGCGCGTTCCGGCGGCTCGCCGCGCTGCTCGTCGACGTCTTCCACGCCCGGGTGGTGCCGATGTCGGCCCCGGAGCACGACGCCGCCGCCGCGCTCGCCTCGCACCTGCCGCACCTGCTGGCCGGCGCGCTGGCCGGTACGGTGCAGCGCTCGGCATTGCGGGACGCGGTGCTGGCGCTGGCCGCCGGCAGCTTCTCCGACGGGACCCGGGTCGCCGGCGGCCCGCCCGAGCGGACCGCGAACATGCTGCTCGGCAATCGGGACCGGGTGCTGGCCGAGCTGGCCGAGGTGGCCGCCTTCCTGGACGAGCTGACCGGCGCGCTGCGCGCCGGCGACGGCGCGGCGCTGGCCGGCCGGCTGGCCGAGGCCCGCACGGCGCGGGCCACGCTGCGGGGCCGCGCGTTCACCGCGCACCGGCGGGAGTTCCCGGCCGGTGCGGACCACGCGGTCGAGCTGGCCTACCTGCGCGAGCTGGGCGCGGCGGGGGGCCACCTGACCGGGTGCCGGGTGACGGCCGGCGCGGTCGGGTACACGGCGCACCTGCCGGCCACCCCGCCGTTAGGCTGA
- a CDS encoding SIMPL domain-containing protein: MADAPVVAVRGEAYREVAPELARFTVTAVARDRDRQATLTRLAERAAAVRALLDAAEPAVERRETGQVNVWPVTKRSGERVVAWQGSVSTTVTVTDFTSLGELMLRLAEHEQVEVAGPVWSLRPDSPAYREARHAAIADALARAREYAEALGARVTALRELADTGLTAVPPMLAKAAYARSGESVPELELDPAPQSVQAAVEARFTISEPVLA, encoded by the coding sequence ATGGCGGACGCACCGGTCGTGGCGGTACGCGGCGAGGCCTACCGGGAGGTCGCTCCCGAGCTGGCCCGGTTCACCGTGACCGCGGTCGCCCGGGACCGGGATCGGCAGGCCACGCTGACCCGGTTGGCCGAACGGGCCGCCGCGGTGCGCGCGCTGCTGGACGCGGCCGAGCCGGCCGTGGAACGACGCGAGACCGGGCAGGTCAACGTCTGGCCGGTGACGAAGCGTTCGGGCGAACGCGTGGTGGCCTGGCAGGGCAGCGTCAGCACCACGGTCACGGTCACCGACTTCACCTCGCTCGGTGAGCTGATGCTCCGCCTGGCCGAGCACGAACAGGTCGAGGTGGCTGGCCCGGTCTGGTCGCTGCGACCGGACAGCCCGGCCTACCGGGAGGCGCGGCACGCCGCGATCGCCGACGCCCTGGCCCGCGCCCGGGAATACGCCGAGGCGCTCGGCGCCCGCGTCACCGCGCTGCGCGAGCTGGCCGACACGGGCCTGACCGCGGTCCCGCCGATGCTGGCCAAGGCGGCGTACGCCCGGTCCGGCGAGTCCGTGCCGGAGCTGGAGCTGGACCCGGCGCCGCAGTCGGTGCAGGCGGCGGTCGAGGCGCGGTTCACCATCAGCGAGCCGGTGCTCGCCTGA
- a CDS encoding nucleoside/nucleotide kinase family protein, with amino-acid sequence MPPAQVLALDELVARARALAEDGPRQLLGIAGAPGVGKSTLAQRVVAEVGPTARLVPMDGFHLASSALARLGRTARKGAPDTFDVNGFVATLRRLRRLEPTSVWAPEFRRDLEEPVAGAIEVPPEVRLVVTEGNYLLLRADPWEEVRSLLHRAWFLDLDAELRVRRLTARHEAYGKSPEQARAWALGSDEENARLVVGTAPHADLVVRLAEPPPA; translated from the coding sequence ATGCCGCCCGCCCAGGTGCTCGCGCTCGACGAGCTGGTCGCCCGCGCGCGGGCGCTCGCCGAGGACGGCCCGCGGCAACTGCTCGGCATCGCCGGCGCTCCCGGGGTGGGCAAGTCCACCCTGGCCCAGCGGGTCGTCGCCGAGGTCGGCCCGACCGCCCGGCTGGTCCCGATGGACGGCTTCCACCTGGCCTCATCCGCGCTGGCCCGGTTGGGGCGCACGGCGCGCAAGGGCGCGCCGGACACCTTCGACGTCAACGGTTTCGTCGCCACGCTGCGCCGGTTGCGGCGACTGGAGCCGACTTCGGTGTGGGCGCCGGAGTTCCGCCGCGACCTGGAGGAGCCGGTCGCCGGCGCGATCGAGGTGCCGCCTGAGGTGCGGCTGGTGGTCACCGAGGGCAACTACCTGCTGCTGCGCGCCGACCCGTGGGAGGAGGTGCGCTCGCTGCTGCACCGGGCCTGGTTCCTCGACCTGGATGCCGAGCTGCGGGTGCGCCGCCTGACCGCCCGGCACGAGGCCTACGGGAAGTCGCCGGAGCAGGCCCGGGCCTGGGCGCTCGGCAGCGACGAGGAGAATGCCCGGCTGGTGGTCGGCACGGCCCCGCACGCCGACCTGGTGGTCCGGCTGGCCGAGCCGCCCCCGGCCTGA
- a CDS encoding sugar O-acetyltransferase, whose amino-acid sequence MTSMKDRMLAGEPYLADDPAIAADLDRAARLTERFNRSSAEDPEGRAAALRELLGSLGEGAWVRPPLHCDYGHHTHIGARSFVNVNAVFLDVARITVGADVQIGPNVQLLTATHPVEPEARRAKWEAAEPITIGDNVWLGGGVIVLAGVSIGDNTVVGAGAVVTRDLPANVVAVGNPARPIRTLE is encoded by the coding sequence GTGACCTCCATGAAGGACCGGATGCTCGCCGGCGAGCCGTACCTCGCCGACGACCCCGCGATCGCCGCCGACCTGGACCGGGCCGCCCGGCTCACCGAACGCTTCAACCGCAGCTCCGCCGAGGACCCGGAGGGCCGTGCCGCCGCCCTGCGTGAGCTGCTCGGCTCGCTCGGCGAGGGGGCCTGGGTGCGGCCGCCGCTCCACTGCGACTACGGCCACCACACCCACATCGGCGCGCGCAGCTTCGTCAACGTCAACGCCGTCTTCCTCGACGTCGCCCGGATCACCGTCGGCGCGGACGTCCAGATCGGACCCAACGTGCAGTTGCTCACCGCGACCCACCCGGTGGAGCCGGAGGCCCGCCGGGCCAAGTGGGAGGCGGCCGAGCCGATCACCATCGGCGACAACGTCTGGCTCGGCGGCGGCGTGATCGTGCTCGCCGGGGTGAGCATCGGCGACAACACGGTGGTCGGCGCCGGCGCGGTGGTGACCCGCGACCTACCGGCGAACGTGGTGGCGGTGGGCAACCCCGCCCGCCCGATCAGAACTCTCGAATAA
- a CDS encoding S8 family serine peptidase: protein MPRNHRKLAALGLTLGLALGLPVPAHAAARTAPTGPPARSGSAGHPATVTLITGDQVTVAGGGRAAVRPGAGRATLQFLVRREKTGLSVVPQDALALVRSGRLDPRLFDVTGLIAAGYDDAHRDSTPLLVSYRAGAARRAAAPLAGTRVTRDLPAIGGAAVAAAKSDAGALWRSVGADGSGARLDAAGGVDRIWLDGRRRVTLDHSVPQIGAPAAWAAGWTGKGVKVAVLDTGVDLTHPDLAGKVAESRNFSEEANPDDIVGHGTHVASIIAGSGAASGGKYRGVAPDATLLSGKVCEEFGCTESAILAGMQWAAAEQHATVVNMSLSGWDTPEVDPLEQAVESLTAQTGTLFVAAAGNDGADGSVGSPASADAALAVGAVDRNDELADFSSRGPRVGDGAVKPDITAPGVDIVAARAAHGQIGDPVGDRYVSLSGTSMATPHVVGAVALLAQQHPGWNAGRYKATLMASARPHPEQTAFQQGAGRVDVAHAITEQVTSEPPSVSFGVALWPHTDDKPISRAVTYHNGGTAALTLDLGAEFTGPGGRSAPAGMVSLSATRLTVPAGGTAQVTVVVDTRLGVDGYWTGRLTARSGDTVAVTPLAVNREVESYDLTVTHRDRAGALTGNHLTTLIGLDDGVTRDVFDAAGKSTVRVPKGRYGVQGLIFKEGDQGWSEISMLTQPELVVKGNQRLDLDARRGKPVRSTVPQRGAVPLLIDVSAAWSFGDYYATFGLWTDTFDGLYSAQLGRNVSDKVFVGALASQWAEPKDPARSPYFYALNELFPGRFPTGFVRNYRPGDLAHVTNRFAAGYTGETERIIFPESDYNIGGSAVGLPVPVPGKRIEHFSTARTRWTAELDFGKRAEEGWLDVQAVLESGPTRFRAGHHYTENWNNAPFGPSFPQPRWPEQGITRAGNTVVVSLPVFSDAAGHQGFSLTDTARTAIYRNGKLLDEIEAAGYGEFEVPPGIANYRVDTLAKRSFTDLSTEVSASWTFRSKRVPGDTPARLPAMAVRFAPPLSVDGTTPAGRTFTVPVTVRRQPGAPSGKVEALTVDVSYDGGKTWRKATVKKQGTGWAATVRHPAGPGYVSLRASARDDAGNTVTQRIIQAYRLR from the coding sequence TTGCCCCGGAATCACCGAAAACTGGCCGCTCTCGGCCTCACCCTGGGCCTGGCGCTCGGCCTGCCGGTGCCCGCACACGCCGCCGCCCGGACGGCCCCGACCGGCCCGCCCGCCCGCAGCGGGTCGGCCGGACACCCCGCCACCGTCACACTGATCACCGGCGACCAGGTCACCGTCGCCGGCGGCGGCCGCGCGGCGGTACGCCCCGGCGCCGGCCGGGCCACGCTCCAGTTCCTGGTCCGGCGCGAGAAGACCGGCCTCAGCGTGGTCCCCCAGGACGCGCTGGCGCTGGTCCGGTCCGGCCGGCTCGATCCGCGCCTGTTCGACGTCACCGGGCTGATCGCGGCCGGTTACGACGACGCACACCGCGACAGCACACCGCTGCTGGTGTCGTACCGGGCGGGGGCGGCCCGACGGGCGGCGGCCCCGCTGGCCGGCACGCGGGTGACCCGCGACCTGCCGGCGATCGGCGGCGCGGCGGTCGCCGCGGCCAAGTCCGACGCGGGCGCGCTCTGGCGCTCCGTCGGCGCGGACGGGTCCGGCGCCCGGCTCGACGCGGCGGGGGGTGTCGACCGGATCTGGCTGGACGGCCGCCGGCGGGTGACGCTCGATCACAGCGTGCCGCAGATCGGCGCGCCGGCCGCCTGGGCCGCCGGGTGGACCGGCAAGGGCGTGAAGGTCGCGGTGCTCGACACCGGCGTCGACCTCACCCACCCGGACCTGGCCGGCAAGGTCGCCGAGTCGCGCAACTTCAGCGAGGAGGCCAACCCGGACGACATCGTCGGGCACGGCACCCACGTCGCCTCGATCATCGCCGGCAGCGGGGCCGCCTCCGGTGGCAAGTACCGGGGCGTGGCCCCGGACGCCACGCTGCTGTCCGGAAAGGTCTGCGAGGAGTTCGGCTGCACCGAGTCGGCGATCCTCGCCGGCATGCAGTGGGCCGCCGCGGAGCAGCACGCAACCGTGGTCAACATGAGCCTGAGCGGCTGGGACACCCCGGAGGTCGACCCGCTGGAGCAGGCGGTCGAGTCGCTCACCGCGCAGACCGGCACGCTCTTCGTGGCCGCCGCCGGCAACGACGGCGCCGACGGCTCGGTCGGCTCGCCGGCCAGTGCCGACGCCGCGTTGGCGGTCGGCGCGGTCGACCGGAACGACGAGTTGGCCGACTTCTCCAGTCGTGGGCCGCGGGTCGGCGACGGCGCCGTCAAGCCGGACATCACCGCGCCGGGCGTGGACATCGTGGCCGCCCGGGCCGCCCACGGCCAGATCGGCGACCCGGTGGGTGACAGGTACGTCTCCCTCTCCGGCACCTCGATGGCGACCCCGCACGTGGTCGGCGCGGTGGCGCTGCTCGCCCAACAGCACCCCGGCTGGAACGCCGGCCGCTACAAGGCCACGCTGATGGCCTCCGCCCGGCCGCACCCGGAGCAGACCGCGTTCCAGCAGGGCGCCGGCCGGGTCGACGTGGCCCACGCGATCACCGAGCAGGTGACCAGCGAACCGCCGTCGGTCTCGTTCGGCGTCGCGCTCTGGCCGCACACCGACGACAAGCCGATCAGCCGGGCCGTCACCTACCACAACGGCGGGACCGCCGCGCTCACGCTCGACCTGGGCGCCGAGTTCACCGGCCCGGGCGGGCGGTCCGCGCCGGCCGGCATGGTCAGCCTCAGCGCGACCCGGCTCACCGTCCCGGCCGGCGGCACCGCCCAGGTCACCGTCGTGGTGGACACCCGGCTCGGCGTCGACGGCTACTGGACCGGCCGGCTGACCGCCCGGTCCGGCGACACCGTCGCGGTTACTCCGCTCGCGGTCAACCGGGAGGTGGAGAGCTACGACCTGACCGTGACCCACCGCGACCGGGCCGGCGCGCTCACCGGCAACCACCTCACCACCCTGATCGGGCTCGACGACGGCGTCACCCGGGACGTCTTCGACGCCGCCGGCAAGTCCACCGTCCGGGTCCCCAAGGGCCGGTACGGCGTGCAGGGCCTGATCTTCAAGGAGGGCGACCAGGGCTGGTCGGAGATCTCCATGCTGACCCAGCCGGAGTTGGTGGTGAAGGGCAACCAGCGGCTCGACCTCGACGCCCGGCGGGGGAAGCCGGTCCGCAGCACCGTGCCGCAGCGCGGCGCCGTTCCGCTGCTGATCGACGTCAGCGCCGCCTGGAGCTTCGGCGACTACTACGCCACCTTCGGGCTCTGGACGGACACCTTCGACGGCCTCTACTCGGCCCAGCTCGGCCGAAACGTCTCCGACAAGGTCTTCGTCGGCGCGCTGGCGAGCCAGTGGGCGGAGCCGAAGGATCCGGCACGCAGCCCCTACTTCTACGCCCTGAACGAGTTGTTCCCCGGCCGCTTCCCGACCGGGTTCGTCCGGAACTACCGGCCGGGCGACCTGGCCCACGTCACGAACCGGTTCGCGGCCGGCTACACCGGGGAGACCGAGCGGATCATCTTCCCGGAGTCCGACTACAACATCGGCGGTTCGGCGGTCGGCCTGCCCGTTCCGGTGCCGGGGAAGCGGATCGAGCACTTCAGCACCGCCCGGACGCGCTGGACCGCCGAGCTGGACTTCGGCAAGCGGGCCGAGGAAGGCTGGCTCGACGTGCAGGCGGTGCTGGAGTCCGGGCCCACCCGCTTCCGGGCCGGCCACCACTACACCGAGAACTGGAACAACGCGCCGTTCGGCCCGTCGTTCCCGCAGCCACGCTGGCCGGAACAGGGCATCACCCGTGCCGGGAACACGGTGGTGGTCTCGCTGCCGGTGTTCAGCGACGCGGCCGGGCACCAGGGCTTCTCGCTCACCGACACCGCACGCACCGCGATCTACCGCAACGGCAAGCTCCTCGACGAGATCGAGGCCGCCGGGTACGGCGAGTTCGAGGTGCCTCCGGGCATCGCCAACTACCGGGTCGACACGCTGGCGAAGCGCAGTTTCACCGACCTGAGCACCGAGGTCTCGGCGAGCTGGACGTTCCGCTCGAAGCGGGTGCCGGGCGACACGCCGGCACGGCTGCCGGCGATGGCGGTCCGGTTCGCCCCGCCGCTCTCGGTGGACGGCACCACTCCGGCCGGCCGGACGTTCACCGTCCCGGTGACGGTGCGACGCCAGCCCGGGGCACCGTCCGGCAAGGTCGAGGCGCTCACCGTCGACGTCTCCTACGACGGTGGGAAGACCTGGCGGAAGGCGACAGTGAAGAAGCAGGGCACCGGTTGGGCCGCCACGGTCCGGCACCCGGCCGGGCCCGGCTACGTGTCGCTGCGGGCCTCCGCCCGTGACGACGCCGGCAACACCGTGACCCAGCGGATCATCCAGGCGTACCGCCTGCGGTGA
- the dapD gene encoding 2,3,4,5-tetrahydropyridine-2,6-dicarboxylate N-succinyltransferase codes for MTSAPSAWGIGLATVTAEDQVLDTWYPTGKLGLGELPLVPGEDQADVLDLPPGAIGERALPGLRTVEVTTVIGSLDDPIKDAADAYLRLHLLSHRLVRPNELNLDGIFGKLANVAWTSAGPCPPERVDELRVIERAAGRHLAVYGVDKFPRMTDYVVPAGVRIADADRVRLGAHLAAGTTVMHEGFCNFNAGTLGTSMVEGRIVQGVVVGDGSDVGAGASIMGTLSGGGTDRVRIGERSLVGANAGIGISLGDDCVVEAGCYVTAGSKVTLPDGRVVKARALSGVDGLLFWRNSVTGALEAKPRTGRGIELNAALHAND; via the coding sequence GTGACGTCCGCACCATCCGCCTGGGGCATCGGCCTGGCCACCGTCACCGCCGAGGACCAGGTGCTCGACACCTGGTACCCGACCGGCAAGCTGGGTCTCGGCGAGCTGCCCCTGGTGCCCGGGGAGGACCAGGCCGACGTGCTGGACCTGCCGCCGGGCGCGATCGGCGAGCGGGCGCTGCCCGGCCTGCGCACCGTCGAGGTGACCACGGTGATCGGCTCGCTGGACGACCCGATCAAGGACGCCGCCGACGCGTACCTGCGGTTGCACCTGCTCTCCCACCGCCTGGTGCGGCCCAACGAGCTGAACCTCGACGGCATCTTCGGCAAGCTGGCGAACGTGGCCTGGACGTCGGCCGGGCCGTGCCCGCCGGAGCGGGTCGACGAGCTGCGCGTCATCGAGCGGGCCGCCGGCCGCCACCTGGCGGTCTACGGGGTGGACAAGTTCCCCCGGATGACCGACTACGTGGTGCCGGCCGGCGTGCGGATCGCCGACGCGGACCGGGTCCGGCTCGGCGCGCACCTGGCCGCCGGCACCACCGTGATGCACGAGGGCTTCTGCAACTTCAACGCCGGCACGCTGGGCACCTCGATGGTCGAGGGGCGGATCGTGCAGGGCGTGGTGGTGGGCGACGGCTCCGACGTCGGCGCAGGCGCCTCGATCATGGGCACGCTGTCCGGCGGCGGCACCGACCGGGTGCGCATCGGCGAGCGCAGCCTGGTCGGCGCGAACGCCGGCATCGGCATCTCCCTCGGCGACGACTGCGTGGTCGAGGCCGGCTGCTACGTCACCGCCGGCTCCAAGGTCACCCTGCCGGACGGCCGCGTGGTCAAGGCGCGTGCGCTCTCCGGCGTGGACGGGCTGCTGTTCTGGCGCAACTCGGTGACCGGCGCGCTGGAGGCGAAGCCGCGCACCGGCCGGGGCATCGAGCTGAACGCCGCGCTGCACGCCAACGACTAG